Proteins encoded by one window of Phenylobacterium soli:
- the purT gene encoding formate-dependent phosphoribosylglycinamide formyltransferase, which translates to MRLGTPLSDTALKVMLLGSGELGKEVAIELQRLGCEVIAVDRYDNAPAMQVAHRSHVVVMTDAAALRAVVEAERPHLIVPEIEAIATDELVKIEAEGLATVIPTARAAQLTMNREGIRRLAAEELKLPTSAYAFASSEAELARAALEVTGFPCFVKPVMSSSGKGQSYVERPDQIAHAWRYALEGGRVEQPRVIVEGKVEFDFEITQLTVRSLAGGEVVTSFCAPIGHRQVKGDYVESWQPQAMSNTALARARQLAKAVTDALGGQGIFGVELFVKDDEVWFSEVSPRPHDTGLVTLVSQVQSEFCLHARAILGLPVDVTLREPGASAVIYGGLDAEGVAFEGVAEALAVPGADLRLFGKPEAYERRRMGVALARARNTDQARARAAEAAAKVRPVRG; encoded by the coding sequence ATGCGTCTCGGCACTCCCCTCTCCGACACCGCGCTCAAGGTCATGCTCCTGGGCTCGGGCGAGCTCGGCAAGGAGGTGGCGATCGAGCTGCAGCGCCTCGGCTGCGAGGTGATCGCCGTCGACCGCTACGACAATGCGCCGGCCATGCAGGTCGCCCACCGCAGCCACGTCGTCGTCATGACGGACGCGGCGGCCCTGCGCGCGGTCGTTGAGGCCGAGCGCCCGCACCTGATCGTCCCCGAGATCGAGGCCATCGCCACCGACGAGCTGGTGAAGATCGAGGCCGAGGGCCTGGCGACGGTCATCCCCACCGCCCGCGCCGCCCAGCTCACCATGAACCGCGAGGGCATCCGTCGCCTGGCGGCCGAGGAGCTGAAGCTTCCCACCAGCGCCTACGCCTTCGCCTCCTCCGAGGCGGAGCTCGCCCGCGCGGCCCTCGAGGTCACCGGCTTCCCCTGCTTCGTGAAGCCCGTGATGAGCTCCTCGGGCAAGGGCCAGTCCTACGTCGAGCGCCCCGACCAGATCGCCCACGCCTGGCGCTACGCCCTGGAGGGCGGCCGGGTCGAGCAGCCCCGCGTCATCGTCGAGGGGAAGGTCGAGTTCGACTTCGAGATCACCCAGCTCACCGTTCGCAGCCTCGCGGGCGGCGAGGTCGTCACCAGCTTCTGCGCCCCCATCGGCCACCGGCAGGTGAAGGGCGACTATGTAGAGAGCTGGCAGCCCCAGGCGATGAGCAACACCGCGCTCGCCCGCGCGCGCCAGCTCGCCAAGGCGGTGACCGACGCGCTCGGCGGTCAGGGCATCTTCGGTGTCGAGCTGTTCGTGAAGGACGACGAGGTCTGGTTCTCCGAGGTGAGCCCCAGGCCCCACGACACCGGCCTCGTCACCCTCGTCAGCCAGGTGCAGAGCGAGTTCTGCCTCCACGCGCGCGCCATCCTCGGCCTGCCGGTCGACGTCACCCTGCGCGAGCCGGGCGCCAGCGCGGTGATCTACGGCGGCCTGGACGCCGAGGGCGTCGCCTTCGAGGGGGTCGCCGAGGCCCTCGCCGTGCCGGGCGCGGACCTGCGCCTCTTCGGCAAGCCCGAGGCCTACGAGCGCCGCCGCATGGGCGTCGCCCTCGCCCGCGCCCGCAACACCGACCAGGCCCGCGCCCGCGCCGCCGAAGCCGCCGCCAAGGTCAGGCCGGTCCGCGGCTGA
- a CDS encoding phosphoglycerate kinase — translation MAAFQTLDDVELAGKRALVRVDLNVPMEDGKVSDDTRLRAAVPTIEKLRAGGAKVILLAHFDRPKGKRVPSMSLKPIAPALAEVLGHPVAFADDCVGQVARDAIAAMKPGEVLLLENVRFHPGEEENDAQFADALAANGDLYVNDAFSAAHRAHASTEALAHRLPAYAGEQMRLELDALHRALGHPERPVMGIVGGSKVSTKLDLLKHLVTKLDKLAIGGGMANTFLYAQGHDVGASYCEKELAETAREIIRLAGQNNCKLFLPIDIVVAEKLAPGAPARVRDVGSVDDDERILDAGPETVERLCRAVANSKTLIWNGPLGVFEMKPFDKGTVEAARYAAGLAKDGKLVAVAGGGDTVAALNAAGVADDFTFVSTAGGAFLEWMEGKTLPGVAALSR, via the coding sequence ATGGCCGCTTTCCAGACTCTCGACGACGTCGAACTCGCCGGTAAGCGCGCCCTGGTGCGCGTCGACCTCAACGTCCCGATGGAGGACGGCAAGGTCTCCGACGACACGCGCCTGCGCGCCGCCGTGCCCACCATCGAGAAGCTGCGGGCGGGCGGCGCCAAGGTGATCCTGCTCGCGCACTTCGACCGGCCCAAGGGCAAGCGGGTGCCGAGCATGAGCCTGAAGCCCATCGCCCCGGCTTTGGCCGAGGTGCTGGGCCATCCGGTGGCCTTCGCCGACGACTGCGTCGGCCAGGTCGCGCGCGATGCGATCGCCGCCATGAAGCCGGGCGAGGTCCTGCTGCTGGAGAACGTCCGCTTCCATCCGGGCGAGGAGGAGAACGACGCTCAGTTCGCCGACGCCCTGGCGGCAAACGGCGACCTCTACGTCAACGACGCCTTCTCCGCCGCCCACCGCGCGCACGCCTCCACCGAGGCGCTCGCCCACCGGCTGCCGGCCTACGCCGGCGAGCAGATGCGGCTCGAGCTCGACGCCCTGCACCGGGCCCTCGGCCATCCCGAGCGACCGGTGATGGGCATCGTCGGCGGCTCGAAGGTCTCGACCAAGCTCGACCTGCTCAAGCACTTGGTGACCAAGCTCGACAAGCTGGCCATCGGCGGCGGCATGGCCAACACCTTCCTCTACGCCCAGGGGCACGACGTCGGCGCCTCCTACTGCGAGAAGGAGCTGGCCGAGACCGCCCGCGAGATCATCCGCCTGGCCGGCCAGAACAACTGCAAGCTCTTCCTGCCGATCGACATCGTCGTGGCCGAGAAGCTGGCCCCCGGCGCCCCGGCGCGGGTGCGCGACGTGGGCTCGGTCGACGATGACGAGCGCATCCTCGACGCGGGTCCCGAGACGGTCGAGCGCCTGTGCCGCGCCGTGGCCAATTCCAAGACCCTGATCTGGAACGGCCCGCTCGGCGTCTTCGAGATGAAGCCCTTCGACAAGGGCACCGTCGAGGCGGCGCGCTACGCGGCCGGGCTGGCCAAGGACGGCAAGCTGGTGGCGGTGGCCGGCGGCGGTGATACCGTCGCCGCGCTCAATGCGGCGGGCGTGGCGGACGACTTCACCTTCGTCTCCACGGCCGGTGGCGCGTTCTTGGAATGGATGGAAGGCAAAACCCTGCCCGGTGTGGCGGCGTTGAGCCGGTAA
- a CDS encoding MFS transporter, with the protein MVAAAAGARERVGTNTWLVIGGASAGTVFEWYDFYLYGSLAGFISDQFFSGVNATTGYIFALLAFAAGFAVRPFGAVVFGRLGDLWGRKNTFLITMILMGLSTFTVGLLPSYAAIGVIAPAALIVMRLVQGLALGGEYGGAATYVAEHAPDGKRGLYTSFIQITATFGLFLSLVVILLVRNQVGEPAFKAWGWRVPFLVSAALLAVSLWIRLRLNESPVFQRMVEEGKASARPLAESFGQWKNLKLVILALAGLTAGQAVVWYTGQFYALFFLEKMLKVDGALSNSLVAIALLLATPFFVVFGWLSDRIGRKPVILAGCLLAALTYFPIFKALTVAANPDLAAASARAPVTVVADPADCAFQFDPVGKKTFASSCDLAKSALAGAGVSYASEAAPPGAVAVVRIGHTGIPSFKGEVLPPPELKVEKAAWTKTLSAALKSAGYPAKADAAKMNKPLVVALLWLLVIYVTMVYGPVAATLVEMFPARIRYTSMSLPYHVGNGWFGGFLPTTAFAMVAATGDIYYGLWYPIIVAAVTVVVGALFVKEMRGAPIEA; encoded by the coding sequence ATGGTGGCGGCGGCGGCGGGGGCGCGCGAGCGCGTGGGGACGAACACCTGGCTGGTGATCGGCGGGGCCTCCGCCGGCACCGTGTTCGAATGGTACGATTTCTACCTCTACGGTTCGCTGGCGGGGTTCATCTCCGACCAGTTCTTCTCCGGCGTGAACGCCACCACCGGCTACATCTTCGCCCTGCTGGCCTTCGCGGCGGGGTTCGCGGTGAGGCCGTTCGGGGCGGTGGTGTTCGGCCGGCTCGGTGACCTCTGGGGCCGCAAGAACACCTTTCTCATCACCATGATCTTGATGGGGCTCTCCACCTTCACGGTGGGGCTCCTGCCGAGCTATGCGGCGATCGGCGTGATCGCGCCGGCGGCGCTGATCGTCATGCGCCTCGTCCAGGGCCTGGCGCTGGGTGGCGAATACGGCGGGGCGGCCACGTACGTCGCCGAACATGCGCCGGACGGGAAGCGCGGCCTCTACACCAGCTTCATCCAGATCACGGCGACCTTCGGCCTCTTCCTCAGCCTGGTGGTCATCCTCCTGGTCCGCAACCAGGTCGGCGAGCCGGCCTTCAAGGCCTGGGGCTGGCGCGTGCCGTTCTTGGTCTCGGCGGCCCTGCTCGCGGTCTCGCTGTGGATCCGGCTGCGGCTCAACGAGAGCCCGGTCTTCCAGCGCATGGTCGAGGAGGGCAAGGCGTCCGCCAGGCCGCTCGCCGAGAGCTTCGGCCAGTGGAAGAACCTCAAGCTGGTCATCCTGGCGCTCGCCGGCCTCACCGCCGGCCAGGCGGTGGTCTGGTACACGGGCCAGTTCTACGCCCTGTTCTTCCTCGAGAAGATGCTCAAGGTCGACGGCGCTCTGAGCAACAGCCTGGTGGCTATCGCGCTGCTGCTCGCCACGCCGTTCTTCGTCGTGTTCGGCTGGCTCTCCGACCGGATCGGCCGCAAGCCGGTGATCCTCGCCGGCTGCCTCCTGGCGGCGCTCACCTACTTCCCGATCTTCAAGGCGCTGACCGTCGCGGCCAACCCCGACCTCGCCGCGGCCAGCGCGCGGGCGCCGGTGACGGTCGTCGCCGATCCGGCCGATTGCGCCTTCCAGTTCGACCCCGTGGGCAAGAAGACCTTCGCGTCCTCCTGCGACCTCGCCAAGTCGGCGCTGGCGGGGGCGGGCGTGTCCTACGCCAGCGAGGCCGCGCCGCCCGGAGCGGTCGCGGTGGTGAGGATCGGCCACACCGGAATCCCCAGCTTCAAGGGCGAGGTGCTGCCGCCGCCGGAGCTGAAGGTCGAGAAGGCCGCCTGGACCAAGACGCTGTCGGCGGCGCTGAAGTCCGCCGGCTACCCCGCCAAGGCGGATGCGGCGAAGATGAACAAGCCGCTGGTCGTGGCGCTTCTCTGGCTGCTGGTGATCTATGTGACCATGGTCTATGGCCCCGTCGCCGCGACGCTGGTGGAGATGTTCCCGGCGCGGATCCGCTATACCTCGATGAGCCTGCCCTACCACGTCGGCAACGGCTGGTTCGGCGGCTTCCTGCCGACCACGGCCTTCGCCATGGTCGCGGCGACCGGCGATATCTACTACGGCCTCTGGTACCCGATCATCGTGGCGGCGGTGACCGTCGTGGTGGGCGCGCTGTTCGTGAAGGAGATGCGCGGCGCGCCGATCGAGGCCTAG
- a CDS encoding serine hydrolase domain-containing protein — protein MSIEGSVAPGFESARREFEANFRERGDVGASLAIMRDGEMVVDLWGGSLDAAGARPWRADSVVNIWSTTKAVNALCFALMVDRGLAAYDDPVTRWWPEFGAQGKAGVTLAMLLSHQAGLCSFRDPATIEDYYDQPRAAARLAAQAPFWPPGSRSGYHAISIGVLAGELFRRIEGRSLGTFIAEELAGPMGIELTLGLPASEEARRAEMVAPPELGTENMLSPELNESQLATYTNPAVDPLAPNTPAWRECELVSANGFSNARSLARLFGQVAAGGLLGAGTLAEATRERIAGVDEVLGVPARWGAGFLLNSDGLYGPEPRAFGHSGWGGSFVVVDPVRRMAIAYAMNRMGTDLVGDPRDQALIAAAYA, from the coding sequence ATGAGCATCGAGGGGAGCGTCGCACCGGGCTTCGAGAGCGCCCGGCGTGAGTTCGAGGCCAACTTCCGCGAGCGCGGCGACGTCGGGGCCTCGCTGGCGATCATGCGTGACGGCGAGATGGTGGTCGATCTCTGGGGCGGCAGCCTGGACGCCGCCGGTGCGCGGCCCTGGCGGGCGGACTCGGTGGTCAACATCTGGTCGACGACCAAGGCGGTGAACGCCCTGTGCTTCGCCTTGATGGTCGACCGCGGGCTCGCGGCCTACGACGATCCGGTCACCCGCTGGTGGCCGGAGTTCGGCGCCCAGGGCAAGGCGGGCGTCACCCTGGCCATGCTGCTGTCGCACCAGGCGGGGCTGTGCAGCTTCCGCGACCCGGCGACCATCGAGGACTACTACGACCAGCCGCGGGCGGCGGCGCGGCTCGCGGCCCAGGCGCCCTTCTGGCCGCCAGGCTCGCGCTCCGGCTATCACGCGATCAGCATCGGCGTGCTGGCGGGCGAGCTTTTCCGCCGCATCGAGGGCCGCAGCCTCGGGACCTTCATCGCCGAGGAGCTGGCCGGGCCCATGGGCATCGAGCTCACGCTCGGCCTGCCGGCTTCGGAGGAGGCGCGGCGGGCCGAGATGGTGGCGCCGCCGGAGCTCGGCACCGAGAACATGCTGAGCCCGGAGCTGAACGAGTCGCAGCTCGCGACCTACACCAATCCGGCGGTCGATCCGCTCGCCCCCAACACGCCGGCCTGGCGCGAATGCGAGCTCGTCTCGGCCAACGGCTTCTCCAACGCCCGCTCCCTCGCCCGCCTGTTCGGCCAGGTGGCGGCCGGCGGCCTCCTCGGGGCAGGGACCCTGGCCGAGGCGACGCGCGAGCGGATCGCCGGTGTCGACGAGGTGCTCGGCGTGCCGGCCCGGTGGGGCGCGGGCTTCCTCCTCAATAGCGACGGCCTCTACGGCCCCGAGCCGCGTGCCTTCGGCCACTCCGGATGGGGCGGTTCCTTTGTGGTGGTCGATCCGGTGCGGCGGATGGCGATCGCCTACGCCATGAACCGCATGGGCACGGACCTTGTCGGCGATCCGCGCGACCAGGCGCTGATCGCCGCCGCCTACGCCTGA
- a CDS encoding TspO/MBR family protein, protein MPSIDIRGAVDSLANSRGRSARHLLIGLGLTAAAVTASALVARANAPTEDNPEAYSDYEELKQPKFKPPRPAFSLIWPPLFLALTLSGLRIWNAPKSPARTQALTLWGVVQALNAVWMALGPRRLGGQLATATAALGTAGAYVWRAKKVDAPAAGMVTPYVGWIGFANVLTEELWRKNRDRPTLH, encoded by the coding sequence ATGCCGAGCATCGATATCCGCGGGGCTGTGGACAGCCTCGCCAACAGCCGTGGGCGCTCGGCGCGCCATCTTCTCATCGGCCTTGGCCTCACGGCCGCGGCGGTGACCGCCTCGGCGCTCGTCGCGCGGGCCAATGCGCCCACCGAGGACAATCCCGAGGCTTACTCCGACTACGAGGAGCTGAAGCAGCCGAAGTTCAAACCGCCGCGGCCGGCCTTCTCCCTGATCTGGCCGCCGCTGTTCCTGGCCCTGACGCTCTCCGGCCTGCGGATCTGGAACGCGCCGAAGAGCCCGGCCCGCACCCAGGCCCTGACGCTGTGGGGCGTGGTCCAGGCGCTGAATGCGGTGTGGATGGCGCTCGGCCCGCGCCGCCTCGGCGGGCAACTGGCGACCGCCACCGCCGCGCTCGGCACGGCCGGCGCCTATGTCTGGCGGGCCAAGAAGGTCGACGCGCCCGCCGCCGGCATGGTCACGCCCTACGTCGGCTGGATCGGCTTCGCCAACGTCCTCACCGAGGAGCTCTGGCGCAAGAACCGCGACCGCCCGACCCTCCACTAA
- the gap gene encoding type I glyceraldehyde-3-phosphate dehydrogenase — translation MTVRVAINGFGRIGRNVLRSIVEHGRRDIEVVAINDLGPVETNAHLLRYDSVHGRFPAEVKVNGDTIEVAGYAPIKVTAVRDPKELPHKALGVDIAMECTGIFTARDKAAAHLEAGAKRVLVSAPADNADKTIVYGVNHETLTKDDLVVSNASCTTNCLAPVAKVLQELCGIERGYMTTIHSYTGDQPTLDTLHKDLYRARAAAMSMIPTSTGAAKALGLVIPELTGKLDGSSIRVPTPNVSVVDLKFVPGKSVTVQQINEALEAAANGALKGVLAVTKEPLVSMDFNHNPASSTAALPQTQVIDGGLGRVLSWYDNEWGFSTRMSDTAVYMAKFL, via the coding sequence ATGACCGTTCGCGTCGCGATCAATGGTTTCGGCCGCATCGGCAGGAATGTCCTGCGCTCGATCGTCGAGCATGGCCGCCGGGACATCGAGGTCGTGGCGATCAACGACCTGGGCCCCGTCGAGACCAACGCTCACCTGCTGCGCTACGACAGCGTCCATGGCCGCTTCCCCGCCGAGGTGAAGGTCAATGGCGACACCATCGAGGTCGCCGGCTACGCCCCAATCAAGGTGACCGCCGTCCGCGACCCCAAGGAGCTGCCGCACAAGGCGCTCGGCGTCGACATCGCGATGGAGTGCACCGGCATCTTCACCGCGCGTGACAAGGCCGCCGCCCACCTCGAGGCCGGCGCCAAGCGCGTCCTCGTCTCCGCCCCGGCCGACAACGCCGACAAGACCATCGTCTACGGCGTCAACCACGAGACCCTGACCAAGGACGACCTCGTCGTCTCCAACGCCTCGTGCACCACCAACTGCCTGGCGCCGGTGGCCAAGGTCCTGCAGGAGCTCTGCGGGATCGAGCGCGGCTACATGACGACGATCCACTCCTACACGGGCGACCAGCCGACGCTCGACACCCTGCACAAGGACCTCTACCGCGCCCGCGCCGCGGCCATGTCGATGATCCCGACCTCGACGGGCGCCGCCAAGGCCCTCGGCCTGGTGATCCCGGAGCTGACCGGCAAGCTCGACGGCTCCTCGATCCGCGTGCCGACTCCGAACGTCTCGGTCGTCGACCTGAAGTTCGTCCCGGGCAAGTCGGTCACCGTCCAGCAGATCAACGAGGCGCTGGAAGCGGCCGCCAACGGCGCGCTGAAGGGCGTGCTGGCGGTCACCAAGGAGCCGCTGGTCTCGATGGACTTCAACCACAACCCGGCCTCGTCCACGGCCGCCCTGCCGCAGACCCAGGTGATCGACGGCGGCCTCGGCCGCGTCCTGTCCTGGTACGACAACGAGTGGGGCTTCTCGACCCGGATGAGCGACACCGCCGTCTACATGGCGAAGTTCCTCTGA
- the fba gene encoding class II fructose-bisphosphate aldolase (catalyzes the reversible aldol condensation of dihydroxyacetonephosphate and glyceraldehyde 3-phosphate in the Calvin cycle, glycolysis, and/or gluconeogenesis), which translates to MARITLRQLLDHAAENGYGVPAFNINNMEQALAIMEAAEATDSPVIMQASRGARSYANDIVLKHLIDAMAEMYPHIPICMHQDHGNNEATCATAIQFGFTSVMMDGSLKADGKTPADYDYNVKVTRNVVDMAHWVGASVEGELGVLGSLETGMGEKEDGHGFEGKLGHDQLLTNPDQAVEFVKATEVDALAIAMGTSHGAYKFTRKPDGEVLAMNVIEEIHQRLPNTHLVMHGSSSVPQELQDIINQYGGEMPQTWGVPVEEIQRGIKHGVRKINIDTDNRMAMTGAIRKVFAEKPGEFDPRGYLKPAKEAMRKVCVQRFEEFGTAGWASKITPLPMSAMAKRYASGELAPKIGVTRVAAE; encoded by the coding sequence ATGGCCCGGATTACGCTCAGGCAACTGCTCGATCACGCCGCGGAGAACGGCTACGGCGTGCCTGCCTTCAACATCAACAACATGGAACAGGCGCTGGCGATCATGGAGGCCGCGGAGGCCACCGACTCGCCGGTCATCATGCAGGCTTCCCGCGGCGCCCGCTCCTACGCCAACGACATCGTGCTGAAGCACCTGATCGACGCCATGGCGGAGATGTATCCGCACATCCCGATCTGCATGCACCAGGATCACGGGAACAACGAGGCGACCTGCGCCACCGCCATCCAGTTCGGCTTCACCTCGGTGATGATGGACGGCTCGCTGAAGGCCGACGGCAAGACGCCCGCCGACTACGACTACAACGTCAAGGTCACCCGCAACGTCGTCGACATGGCCCACTGGGTCGGCGCCTCGGTGGAAGGCGAGCTCGGCGTGCTCGGCTCGCTCGAGACCGGCATGGGCGAGAAGGAAGACGGCCATGGCTTCGAGGGCAAGCTCGGCCACGACCAGCTGCTCACCAATCCGGACCAGGCGGTCGAGTTCGTGAAGGCCACCGAGGTCGACGCCCTGGCGATCGCCATGGGCACCAGCCACGGCGCCTACAAGTTCACCCGCAAGCCCGACGGCGAAGTGCTGGCGATGAACGTGATCGAAGAGATCCACCAGCGCCTGCCCAACACGCACCTCGTCATGCACGGCTCCTCGTCCGTGCCGCAGGAGCTGCAGGACATCATCAACCAGTACGGCGGCGAGATGCCTCAGACCTGGGGCGTGCCGGTGGAAGAGATCCAGCGCGGCATCAAGCACGGCGTGCGCAAGATCAACATCGACACCGACAACCGGATGGCCATGACCGGCGCGATCCGCAAGGTGTTCGCCGAGAAGCCCGGCGAGTTCGATCCGCGCGGCTACCTGAAGCCCGCCAAGGAGGCTATGCGCAAGGTGTGCGTGCAGCGCTTCGAGGAGTTCGGCACCGCCGGCTGGGCGTCCAAGATCACGCCACTGCCGATGTCGGCCATGGCCAAGCGCTACGCCTCGGGCGAGCTCGCGCCGAAGATCGGCGTCACCCGCGTCGCCGCCGAGTAG
- a CDS encoding S9 family peptidase encodes MRRLLIACAIAAVATAASAAPPAKPAAPLIARTKLFGNPSRSAGRVSPDGKWISWLAPRDGVMNVWVAPVADPAAARPLTAEKVRPIRAYFWSPDSAMVLFVNDKGGDENFLLYGVDLARGAQKTLTPFEKTRAQVVGISRLVKDRILVGINNRDPRWHDVYSLDLKTGALTPVFHNDGFADFGVDAQLNLRTAMKPRPDGGADIYRIENNQVAASPETTIPFEDTGGTAPISYSHDGKTRYWLESRGRDTSALVAEDLATGQRTVLGQDPRADMGEVLDDPKTGRIQAYGVEYLKTEWTALDPAIKPDLEFLKRELKGELTITSRSDDDRLWMVAADSVTAPVTYYLYDRPAKRLKRLFTTRPELEGAPLVDEHPVEIRTRDGLTEVSYLTLPPGSDPKGRGRPSHPVPMVLLVHGGPWARDSYGSNNLAQWLANRGYAVLQPNYRASSGFGKKYLTAGDLQWGRKMHDDLLDAVNWAVTSGVTTPDKVAIMGGSYGGYATLAGLAFTPTTFACGVDIVGPSNLNTLLAAIPAYWEAGRRQMYRRMGDPGTPEGQAILKAASPLFKADAIQRPLLIGQGANDPRVNVRESQQIVDAMKAKGLPVTYVLFPDEGHGFARPENNIAFFATAEHFLERCLGGRSEPFGAAFAGSSITAPYGAQFAPGLKEALQAAGKPAP; translated from the coding sequence ATGCGCCGCCTGCTCATTGCTTGCGCCATCGCCGCCGTCGCCACCGCCGCCTCGGCGGCCCCGCCGGCGAAGCCGGCCGCCCCGCTGATCGCGCGGACCAAGTTGTTCGGCAATCCGAGCCGCTCGGCCGGGCGCGTCAGCCCCGACGGCAAGTGGATCTCCTGGCTCGCCCCGCGCGACGGGGTGATGAACGTCTGGGTCGCGCCGGTCGCCGACCCCGCCGCCGCCCGCCCGCTGACCGCCGAGAAGGTCCGCCCGATCCGCGCCTACTTCTGGTCGCCGGACTCGGCCATGGTGCTGTTCGTCAACGACAAGGGCGGCGACGAGAACTTCCTGCTCTACGGCGTCGACCTCGCCCGCGGCGCCCAGAAAACCCTCACCCCCTTCGAGAAGACCCGCGCCCAGGTGGTCGGCATCAGCCGGCTGGTGAAGGACCGCATCCTCGTCGGCATCAACAACCGCGACCCGCGCTGGCACGACGTCTACAGCCTCGACCTGAAGACCGGCGCCCTGACCCCCGTCTTCCACAATGACGGCTTCGCCGATTTCGGCGTGGATGCGCAGCTCAACCTCCGCACCGCCATGAAGCCGCGCCCGGACGGCGGCGCCGATATCTACCGGATCGAGAACAACCAGGTCGCCGCGAGCCCCGAGACCACCATTCCCTTCGAGGACACCGGCGGCACCGCGCCGATCAGCTACAGCCACGACGGCAAGACCCGCTACTGGCTGGAGAGCCGCGGCCGCGACACCTCCGCCCTGGTGGCCGAGGACCTCGCCACCGGCCAGCGCACCGTGCTCGGGCAAGACCCGCGCGCCGACATGGGCGAGGTCCTGGACGATCCAAAGACCGGCCGCATTCAGGCGTACGGCGTCGAGTACCTGAAGACCGAGTGGACTGCGCTCGACCCAGCCATCAAGCCCGACCTCGAGTTCCTGAAGCGCGAGCTGAAGGGCGAGCTCACCATCACCTCACGCAGCGACGACGACCGGCTCTGGATGGTCGCCGCCGACTCCGTCACCGCGCCGGTCACCTACTACCTCTACGACCGGCCGGCGAAGCGGCTGAAGCGCCTGTTCACCACCCGGCCCGAGCTCGAGGGCGCACCGCTCGTCGATGAGCATCCCGTGGAGATCAGGACCCGCGACGGCCTGACCGAGGTCTCCTACCTCACCCTGCCGCCGGGCTCCGACCCGAAGGGCCGCGGACGGCCGAGCCATCCGGTCCCCATGGTGCTGCTGGTCCACGGCGGGCCCTGGGCGCGCGACAGCTACGGCTCCAACAACCTCGCCCAGTGGCTGGCCAACCGTGGCTATGCGGTGCTGCAGCCGAACTACCGAGCCTCCTCCGGCTTCGGGAAGAAGTACCTGACCGCCGGCGACCTCCAGTGGGGCCGCAAGATGCACGACGACCTGCTCGACGCGGTGAACTGGGCGGTGACGAGCGGCGTCACCACGCCGGACAAGGTCGCCATCATGGGCGGCTCCTACGGCGGCTACGCCACCCTCGCAGGCCTCGCCTTCACCCCCACCACCTTCGCCTGCGGCGTCGACATCGTCGGCCCCTCCAACCTCAACACCCTGCTGGCCGCGATCCCGGCCTACTGGGAGGCCGGGCGGCGGCAAATGTACCGGCGCATGGGCGACCCGGGCACGCCCGAGGGTCAGGCGATCCTCAAGGCCGCCTCGCCGCTGTTCAAGGCCGACGCCATCCAGCGGCCGCTGCTGATCGGCCAGGGCGCCAATGACCCGCGGGTCAATGTCCGCGAGAGCCAGCAGATCGTCGACGCCATGAAGGCCAAGGGCCTGCCGGTGACCTATGTGCTGTTCCCCGACGAGGGCCACGGCTTCGCCCGGCCGGAGAACAACATCGCCTTCTTCGCCACCGCCGAGCACTTCCTCGAGCGCTGCCTGGGCGGGCGAAGCGAGCCGTTCGGCGCGGCCTTCGCGGGCTCCTCGATCACCGCGCCCTACGGCGCCCAGTTCGCGCCGGGGCTGAAGGAGGCGCTGCAGGCGGCCGGCAAGCCCGCCCCGTGA